Genomic window (Tolypothrix sp. NIES-4075):
AACCTGAAAAGTAATAGAAGCCAATCATCAAAAATTAGCCTAACTCGCTGCAAAACCTGTATGTTTTCGTACTTGAGGATGGCGAATTTGCAGGGCACGTTTAACAGTATCGTGGTAAATATCACGTCTGGGCATATAAGTTTTTAATAGTTCGTAGGGGAGCCACTGCGTTGCTGCGCTAGTGCCGTGCGGAGGTCACGAACGTTGAGGCATCTGGCGTCGGGTTTCCCGCGTTGAAGCAAGTGGCGTTGTCTTATGCCGTAGAAAGATTGCACATTGAATTTTTGATGGTGCGTTGCTGCGCTACATTTAAATTTTTTAACTCTGGAGTTGCGATCGCACCCGCGCATCCTAGCAATAAAATAATGTAATATTATACTACACAATTATCTAGAAGTTGGAGTAAAGCTTACAATGCATCTGTTAGCCGAAACTTAAAACAATAGCTAGAAAATTGGCATCACCGCAAATCAAACATGAACGCTACACAAGAACAACTTAAAGTAAAACTTCAACAAGCGATGGGAGCAGCTTTTGGCGCAGAATACGCTGAAACTGACCCAATTTTGGTATCTACAAATAATCCTAAATTTGGTGATTATCAAGCAAATGTATCCTTATCCTTAGCGAAAAAGTTAGGACAGCAACCAAGAGCGATCGCTTCCGCTATCCTTGACAAATTGGATGTCAGTGATATCTGCGAACTGCCAGAAATTGCTGGTCCTGGCTTTATTAACCTAAAACTGAAAACAGCATACCTGGAAGCGCAACTAAACGCGATTCAGACCGATCCTCGCTTGGGGATCGCACCCACCAAAAACCCAAAGCGGGTAATTGTCGATTATCCCAGTCCGAACATAGCGAAAGAAATGCATGTAGGACATTTGCGTCCTGCGGTGATTGGAGATTGTATTTCCCGAATTTTAGAATTTATCGGTGATGATGTACTGCGGATTAGCCATGTAGGAGACTGGGGAACTCCCTTTGGAATGCTTATTGCCTACTTGCAAACTGAATATCCAGAAGCGCTGACAAGCGATGAGACACTAGATTTAGGAGATTTGTCTTCATTTTACCGTCAAGCGAAAAAACGGTTTGATAGTGATGAAGAGTTTAAGGAAGCTGCTCGACAGGCTGTAGTCCAATTACAAGCTGGTGATGAAAAAACTCTATTAGCATGGAAAATTGTCTGTCAACTATCTAGTAGAGCATACCAAGTAATTTACAATTTAATGGGGATTGCTCCCTTTATTGAGCGGGGTGAATCCTTTTATAATGCATTACTGCCTGAAATAGTAGAAGAATTAGACAAACTAGGGCTGCTAGTAGAAAATCAGGGAGCCAAATGCGTTTTTCTTGAAGGCTTTACAAATAGGGATGGCGAACCTCTACCTTTAATTGTGCAAAAGTCGGATGGTGGTTATAATTACGCAGCTACGGATTTAGCCGCAATTCGTTATCGGGTAAAGGTAGATAAAGCTCAACGGGTAATTTATCCGGTTGGTGCAGAACAGACTAATCATTTTGCCCAGATTTTTCAGGTCGGGCGGCGAGCTGGTTGGATTACAGATAATATAGAGTTTGTTCACGCACCCTTTGGTTTAGTGTTGGGTGAAGATGGTCAGAAGTTGAAAACTCGGTCTGGTGACGCGGTACGGTTGCAGGATTTGTTAGATGGTGCAATCGCTCATACCCGTGCTGACCTAGAAAAAAGATTACAAGAAGACAAGCGTGAAGAAACTAAAGAGTTTATTAACAAAGTTGCTGAGGTAGTTGGTATCAGTGCGGTTAAATATGCTGACCTCAGCCAAAACCGCACTAGTAACTACATCTTTAGCTATGAGAAAATGTTGGCACTGCAAGGTAATACAGCACCTTATATGTTGTATGCTTATGCGCGGATTCAGGGAATTAGCCGCAAGGGTGACATTAACTTTGAGCATTTAGGAGACAATGCGAAAGTGTTGTTGCAGCATGAAACAGAGATAACGTTGGCAAAGCATATATTACAGTTGGATCAAGTTATTAGTGCGATCGAGCAAGATTTACTA
Coding sequences:
- the argS gene encoding arginine--tRNA ligase, yielding MNATQEQLKVKLQQAMGAAFGAEYAETDPILVSTNNPKFGDYQANVSLSLAKKLGQQPRAIASAILDKLDVSDICELPEIAGPGFINLKLKTAYLEAQLNAIQTDPRLGIAPTKNPKRVIVDYPSPNIAKEMHVGHLRPAVIGDCISRILEFIGDDVLRISHVGDWGTPFGMLIAYLQTEYPEALTSDETLDLGDLSSFYRQAKKRFDSDEEFKEAARQAVVQLQAGDEKTLLAWKIVCQLSSRAYQVIYNLMGIAPFIERGESFYNALLPEIVEELDKLGLLVENQGAKCVFLEGFTNRDGEPLPLIVQKSDGGYNYAATDLAAIRYRVKVDKAQRVIYPVGAEQTNHFAQIFQVGRRAGWITDNIEFVHAPFGLVLGEDGQKLKTRSGDAVRLQDLLDGAIAHTRADLEKRLQEDKREETKEFINKVAEVVGISAVKYADLSQNRTSNYIFSYEKMLALQGNTAPYMLYAYARIQGISRKGDINFEHLGDNAKVLLQHETEITLAKHILQLDQVISAIEQDLLPNRLCEYLFQLSQKFNLFYDRDRGVRVLDAEEPLRTSRLVLCDLTAKTLKLGLSLLGIEVLERM